The DNA region GGACGCGCCGAGGTGGGGGGTCAGCAGCAGGTTGGGAGCGCTGCGCAGGGGATGGTCGGCGGGGAGCGGCTCCACGTCGAAGGCATCCACCGCCGCCCCGGCCAGGCGCCCCGCGTGCAGCGCCTCGGCCAGCGCGTCCTCGGCGACGATGCCGCCGCGCGCCAGGTTCAGCACGTAGGCGTCGCGCCCCAGCCGGGCCAGCTCCGGCGCGCCGATCATCCCCGTCGTTTCGCCGGTCAGCGGCACGTGCAGCGTCACCACGTCGGCCCGCTCCAGCGCGTCGTTCAGCCGCTCCACCCGCTCCACGTCCAGCTCGTCGAAGCGGCTCTGGCCCACGTACGGGTCGTAGCCGATCACCGTCATGCCGAACGCCCGCGCGCGGCGCGCCACCTCGCTCCCGATGCGGCCGAGGCCGACGATGGCCATCGTCTTTCCGCGCAGCTCCACGCCGCCCAGCTTGGAGCGGTCCCAGCGGCCCTGGCGCATGGATTCCGCCGCCTGCGGGATGTTGCGCGCCAGGCCGATCAGCACGCCGAACGCGAGCTCGGCCACGGACACGGTGTTGCCGCCCGGTGCGTTGATGACGGCCACGCCCAGCTC from Longimicrobium sp. includes:
- a CDS encoding hydroxyacid dehydrogenase — protein: MTDRRFRVLVTDEIDPEGVALLRAHPDIEVVEKPTRPAAEVLAEIGEYDAFVGRSATRVTRELLQAGDRLRVIGRAGVGVDNVDLRTATELGVAVINAPGGNTVSVAELAFGVLIGLARNIPQAAESMRQGRWDRSKLGGVELRGKTMAIVGLGRIGSEVARRARAFGMTVIGYDPYVGQSRFDELDVERVERLNDALERADVVTLHVPLTGETTGMIGAPELARLGRDAYVLNLARGGIVAEDALAEALHAGRLAGAAVDAFDVEPLPADHPLRSAPNLLLTPHLGASTRDAQRNVAVEACEAVRDALVTGDLSAAMNASGVGGAATRELRPL